A window from Pseudooceanicola algae encodes these proteins:
- a CDS encoding DUF721 domain-containing protein, translated as MPRRKTTTYGFTRAHGLMETRIRKAGETRGFAEARIITHWEEVAGTEISAIARPVKVTYPRGSGNLGATLVLLTTGAHAPVLEMQKETLRQRVNATYGYNAISRINITQTAPTGFAEGQVAFRTREKPLSPPPPDPALLARAAEVADGIRDEGLKAALETLARNVLKTSGI; from the coding sequence ATGCCGCGCCGCAAGACGACAACCTACGGCTTTACCCGCGCCCACGGTCTGATGGAGACGCGGATCCGCAAAGCCGGTGAAACCCGCGGGTTCGCCGAGGCGCGCATCATCACCCATTGGGAAGAAGTCGCGGGTACCGAGATCTCGGCCATCGCACGCCCGGTGAAGGTGACCTATCCGCGTGGCAGTGGCAATCTGGGCGCGACACTGGTGCTGCTGACCACGGGGGCCCATGCCCCGGTGCTGGAAATGCAGAAGGAAACCCTGCGTCAGCGGGTGAACGCGACCTATGGCTACAACGCCATTTCGCGGATCAACATCACCCAGACGGCGCCAACGGGCTTTGCCGAAGGCCAGGTCGCCTTCAGAACCCGCGAAAAGCCCCTGAGCCCGCCTCCGCCCGACCCGGCACTGCTGGCGCGGGCGGCCGAGGTTGCGGATGGCATCCGCGACGAAGGGCTGAAGGCCGCGCTTGAGACTCTGGCGCGCAACGTATTAAAGACATCCGGAATTTAG